A stretch of Lactiplantibacillus brownii DNA encodes these proteins:
- a CDS encoding IpaB/EvcA family protein: MTEPKLTQTLTDLLGTTNSLYPGNVTVSFGHDEAGYVRHDQANQVMHAGNIDIHVADVTAPNYTASHEMLHLLLLLQGFPQITFNLTTRNQQLDEQLMAIAMELYDAVAHVLVVKKQREHALIDDQIETLYFKGIYATIDPEKPQQTDAMMTLRLLTLTDLLVFFHGDLTADLLAKVTADFPKSWAAAQKLYTVITEKAVDTPFAMRRAVVKLFKAFDEQMALWELPLLHGSEFVTMQSVFSEHQLRLEVRQLFDVYHSDMLDKTKNTRAYIGLNKGDRQNAFVVPAPAQKKSDEFFKELYGKTVKELFTDLDLPFTLR, from the coding sequence ATGACTGAACCTAAATTAACGCAAACTTTAACGGACTTACTCGGTACAACCAACTCGCTTTATCCAGGCAACGTGACCGTTTCATTTGGACATGATGAGGCCGGGTATGTGCGTCATGACCAAGCTAATCAAGTGATGCATGCCGGGAATATCGACATTCATGTGGCGGATGTCACCGCGCCAAACTATACGGCTTCACATGAAATGTTGCACCTATTATTGCTATTACAAGGATTTCCGCAAATCACGTTTAATTTGACGACGCGGAATCAGCAACTTGACGAACAATTGATGGCGATTGCGATGGAATTATACGATGCTGTCGCGCATGTCTTGGTCGTCAAAAAGCAGCGTGAACATGCGCTGATTGATGACCAGATTGAAACCTTATATTTTAAAGGTATCTATGCCACGATTGATCCTGAAAAGCCACAACAAACCGATGCGATGATGACGCTACGATTACTCACGTTGACCGATCTACTCGTCTTCTTTCATGGTGATTTGACTGCCGATCTGTTGGCAAAAGTTACCGCGGACTTTCCGAAGTCTTGGGCAGCGGCGCAAAAACTTTATACGGTGATTACAGAGAAAGCCGTAGATACGCCATTTGCCATGCGACGGGCCGTCGTGAAATTATTCAAGGCGTTTGATGAACAGATGGCCTTGTGGGAACTGCCATTGTTGCATGGTAGTGAGTTTGTCACGATGCAGTCCGTCTTTAGTGAGCACCAATTACGGCTCGAAGTGCGCCAATTATTTGATGTGTATCATTCTGACATGCTTGATAAGACTAAAAATACGCGGGCTTACATTGGATTGAACAAAGGTGACCGCCAAAATGCGTTTGTCGTGCCAGCACCAGCGCAAAAAAAGAGTGACGAATTTTTCAAAGAATTATATGGCAAAACGGTCAAAGAATTATTTACGGACTTAGACTTACCCTTTACGTTGCGGTAA
- a CDS encoding NAD-dependent protein deacylase translates to MKVTTAQEALQTAQHIVFMTGAGVSTPSGIPDYRSKNGLYTGHHNAEYYLSHAYLASDPEGFYHYLKENLYYPDAKPNVIHQKMAALTQQGRAGVITQNIDNLYQMAGTKNLVEFHGNLYQIYCTKCGQDVPFQDYLKAPYHNTDQGYLRPKVVLYDEGIAQQNVDRSLKLLRQADLVVICGTSFRVYPFAGLIDYRNSAAKVMVINEEPLQLPFEFEMVQANAVDFFEGVTV, encoded by the coding sequence TTGAAAGTGACGACTGCACAAGAAGCGTTACAAACAGCGCAACACATTGTTTTTATGACGGGGGCTGGGGTTTCAACGCCCTCAGGGATTCCAGATTATCGGTCTAAAAATGGCCTGTATACGGGTCATCACAATGCGGAATATTATTTAAGTCATGCTTATTTGGCAAGTGACCCGGAAGGCTTTTATCATTATTTAAAAGAAAATTTGTATTATCCTGATGCCAAACCCAATGTGATTCATCAAAAGATGGCGGCGTTGACACAACAAGGCCGTGCTGGGGTGATTACCCAAAATATTGATAATTTATATCAGATGGCTGGGACTAAAAATCTCGTTGAATTTCATGGGAACCTTTATCAGATTTATTGTACAAAATGTGGGCAAGACGTGCCGTTTCAAGATTACTTGAAGGCGCCATATCACAACACAGACCAGGGCTATTTGCGGCCCAAGGTGGTGCTTTATGATGAAGGCATTGCGCAGCAGAATGTTGACCGGTCGTTGAAACTGTTGCGGCAGGCTGATCTGGTCGTCATTTGCGGCACGTCATTTCGGGTCTATCCGTTTGCTGGTTTGATTGATTATCGGAATTCGGCGGCAAAAGTGATGGTCATCAATGAAGAACCGTTACAGTTGCCATTTGAATTTGAAATGGTGCAGGCGAATGCCGTTGACTTTTTTGAAGGGGTGACAGTTTGA
- a CDS encoding DUF72 domain-containing protein — MITIGLTTWTEHPSLLGGTDKLTLTEYSGVLPVVEVDTPFYGIPKPSTVAKWQKAVPEKFQFILKANQTMTLHDTYEDGVSMDALKTAYKEYRAMLKPLTQHHQLKAILFQFPPFFERSTRNFHYLQRVVQWLPGLPIAVEFRNQSWYEPGVKDSVFDFLKDLGIVHVMVDEPHAMNDGVSFEPVVTNPNLAIMRLHGRNQQGWSAKGKNWRSQRTLYRYNATELAEFKTTIEQLQPKVKEICVIFNNNSGGDAADNALALKTLLGVSFGDLGPQQLDLF; from the coding sequence ATGATTACAATTGGCTTAACCACTTGGACGGAACACCCCAGTTTACTTGGGGGAACGGATAAGCTCACGTTGACGGAATATTCGGGCGTGTTGCCGGTTGTTGAAGTTGATACGCCATTTTATGGGATTCCAAAACCGAGTACCGTTGCCAAATGGCAAAAGGCAGTCCCAGAAAAGTTTCAATTCATTTTAAAGGCCAATCAAACGATGACCTTACACGATACTTATGAAGATGGGGTGTCGATGGACGCTTTAAAGACGGCCTACAAGGAGTACCGCGCGATGCTGAAGCCGTTGACTCAGCATCATCAATTGAAAGCCATCTTATTTCAATTTCCACCATTTTTTGAACGCTCAACCCGTAATTTTCATTACTTACAACGGGTCGTACAGTGGTTACCGGGACTGCCTATTGCGGTTGAATTTCGTAACCAAAGCTGGTATGAGCCAGGCGTGAAGGATTCAGTCTTTGATTTTCTCAAAGACCTGGGAATCGTGCATGTCATGGTTGATGAACCCCATGCGATGAATGACGGTGTGAGTTTTGAACCGGTCGTCACGAATCCCAACCTGGCCATAATGCGGCTGCATGGTCGCAACCAGCAAGGCTGGTCAGCTAAAGGCAAAAACTGGCGTAGTCAACGGACCCTTTATCGGTACAATGCCACTGAGTTAGCCGAATTTAAAACGACTATTGAACAACTTCAGCCTAAAGTGAAGGAAATCTGTGTGATTTTTAATAATAATTCTGGGGGCGACGCAGCGGACAACGCCTTGGCGTTAAAGACCTTATTAGGGGTTTCGTTTGGCGACCTCGGACCACAGCAACTGGATTTATTCTAA